ATTTATATTAGTTCGGATTTAATTTATTTAAAAATTAATGAATAAAATTTGATGGAGGGCGAATATGGGTAAAGAGTATGTTGTCATTGGACTTGGCCGATTTGGCGGTAGTATAGTTCGCGAATTGAATGCATTAGACATGGATGTAATGGCTATTGACTATGATGAAAATAGAGTGAATGAATATAGTGATATTGCTACACACGCTGTGGTTGCTGATACAACTGATGAAGCGGTTATGAAGAGTTTAGGTATTCGTAATTTTGATCATGTCATTGTAGCTATTGGTGAAAATATTCAGTCAAGTACGTTAACGACGTTGATTTTAAAAGAGTTAGGTGTGAAAAAAGTTACAGCAAAAGCACAAAATGATTATCATGCGAAAATATTGAACAAAATTGGTGCTGATACGGTAGTTCATCCTGAACGTGATATGGGTAGACGTATAGCACACAATGTCGCAAGTGCTAGCGTGTTAGATTACCTTGAATTAGCTGATGAACATTCTATTGTTGAATTAAAAGCTACTGAAAAGATGGCAGGGCAATCTATTATAGATTTAGATATACGTGCACAATATGGTATTAATATCATTGCTATCAAAAGAGGAAAAGATTTTATCATATCGCCAAATCCAAATATCAATTTAGAAATTGGTGATATTTTAATTATGATTGGTCATGATAATGATTTAAATCGTTTCGAAAAGAATATTGCAACTAGATAAGAAACGATTACGAGCGTTAAAGACTTAGCTTAAAACGGTTTGAACGAATTTTATTAAATATTGGTGATACAAATATAAGGGATTGATGTTAAATTTTATAATTTTTCATCAATCCCTTTTTTAAAAAACCTACTAACACATGGTATGTTCGATAACATACGATAATTGTGTTAGTAGGTTTATATTTGTTACTTA
This is a stretch of genomic DNA from Staphylococcus roterodami. It encodes these proteins:
- a CDS encoding TrkA family potassium uptake protein; the encoded protein is MGKEYVVIGLGRFGGSIVRELNALDMDVMAIDYDENRVNEYSDIATHAVVADTTDEAVMKSLGIRNFDHVIVAIGENIQSSTLTTLILKELGVKKVTAKAQNDYHAKILNKIGADTVVHPERDMGRRIAHNVASASVLDYLELADEHSIVELKATEKMAGQSIIDLDIRAQYGINIIAIKRGKDFIISPNPNINLEIGDILIMIGHDNDLNRFEKNIATR